Within the Emticicia oligotrophica DSM 17448 genome, the region AATTTACACGTTTTGCCGAGGGATTAAGTATTCCAACAGGTATGGTGTTTGCCAATGGTGGTTTGATTATATCACAAGCTCCACACATGTTGCTATTGAGAGATACTGATGGCGATGACAAAGCCGATGAAAAGAAAATTCTTTTTACAGGATTTGGCACAGGCGATACACACGCTGGACCATCAAACTTACACTACGGTTTCGATAATTGGATTTGGGGATGTGTGGGTTACTCCGGCTTTAATGGCAAAGTTGGTGCTGATAGTTTAAAGTTTGGACAAGCATTTTTCCGCTTCAAGCCTGATGGTTCAAAAATGGAATGGACAACCAGTACTTCAAATAATACTTGGGGCATGGGCTTCAACGAAGCAGGTGATGTATTTGGCTCTACGGCTAATAACTCACACGGTTGGTATATGGCTATTCCACACCAAAATTTCTTAAATCCAGGTTTTAATGGTGATAATGGAAGTCGTAGCACCGATACCCACAAGGATATGAAACCTATCACCGAAAAAGTGCGTCAAGTGGATGTCTTTGGTGGTTTTACGGCAGCGGCTGGACATAATTTCTATACGGCTCGTGCATTCCCGAAAAACTATTGGAATCAGATTGCGTTTGTTGCCGAGCCAACGGGTCATATTCTGCACCAAAACATGATGGTTAAAAAAGGAACTAACTATGAGGATAAAGAGTCATTTAATCTAATGGCAGGTGCTGATGAATGGTTCTCTCCAGTATTTGCTGAAGTGGGACCTGATGGAGCCGTTTGGGTAGCCGATTGGTATAGTTTTATCATTCAGCACAATCCAACACCACAAGGTTTCTCTAATGGTCAAGGAAATGCCTACGATACAGATTTGAGAGATTTCACACACGGACGTATTTACCGTGTTGGCTACAAAAATGCTCCTGCTTATCAGCCAATTACACTCAGCAAAAACGACAAAGATGGTTTACTTAAAGCCCTCAAAAACGACAATATGTTTTGGAGAAACCATGCTCAACGCTTATTGGTTGAACGTGGAAACACCGACGTTGTTCCAGCTTTAATTGCACTCGTAAATGACCCATCAGTTGATGAACTTGGACTAAATACAGCAGTAATTCATGCTCTTTGGACATTGAAAGGCTTAGGTGCGATTGATAAAAACCCTGCGGCATTGCAAGCAGCGATTGGAGCATTGAAGCATCAATCGTGGGCTGTTCGTAAAAATGCTGTACAGGTTTTACCAACTAATGCAAAGTCGGTTGATATTATCTTGAAAAACAATTTATTGAACGATAAAGAGCCTTTGGTTATCTTGAATAGTGTTTTGGCACTCAACCAAATGCCATTGACAACAGCGTCAGAGAAAGCTCTTTTAACACGCATCGAACAAGCAACGGAGGCCACCGACCGCTGGCTTCCAGATGCGTTTGCAACTGCTTTAACAAGCCATAAATCAGTACTTTTGAAGAAATATCTACGTAATCTTGCTTCAGCTCCTAAACCAGCAGCAATGTCGCACGACCATTCGATGATGAATCATTCAATGCCTTCAAAAACAGAGAATGCTACAAGTGCGTCAGCCCCAACTCAGAACTCAGAACTCAACACTCAGAACTCTGTCGATTTAGTAATTACAAATGTGCGTACCGAACCAGCTTCTCCGTTTGTGCGTGAAGGTATGAGATATTTTGTAGAAGTAAAAAACAACGGAACGGATTCGTTGAAAAAGGGACAAGTTGCTTCTCTCAAAATTGATATTACAGGCGTAGGACAAAAATCAACGGTTTGGAGTAAAGTTCATACTTCTGGCATTGCACCAAACGAAACCGTTACGATTAGCAAAAATACCAACGGCCCTTGGTCGGGAGATTTTGGTTACTCAACCGATTTGGCAGGTGAATATACTTTCACGGTGATGGTTGATGAAGAAAACAAAATTGCGGAAGGCAACGAAAGAAATAATACTTTCGTGAAAAAAGTAACCTACCAACAAGCACAAAAACTCAGCACTTTTGCCCTCGAAAGAGCGGCTCGTAGTTATGCTTCGGTTTCAGCACCCGATTCGATTGTGGCACTTTTGAAATTGTGGGATAAACTGCCAAGTACCGAAAACGCTGCATTATTAAAAGGTTTATCAAGTGGTTGGAATCCTCGTAAAAAAGGAACTGTAAACGCTGCTAATCAAGAATTTATGGCGAGTCTAAGCAGTAAATTGAGCGATGATAATTTGACAAGAATCAATAAGTTGATGCAGGCTTGGAACTTGAAAAACTCGGCCAGCGAAGCAGAAAAAGATGCCATCGTCATCAACATCAAGACTGTGGTAGAAGCAATGAAATTTGACAAAAAAGAGTTTTCAGTACCAGCAGGAAAAACCATTATTTTGGTTCTCGAAAACCCCGATGCCATGCAACACAATTTGGTAATT harbors:
- a CDS encoding PVC-type heme-binding CxxCH protein — encoded protein: MLSFSSIFAQTGRRLEILFLGDNGHHKPIERVPTIMAALGNKGINFTYTDKLEDINAQNLSKYDALMIFANWDEITPAAEKALLDYVASGKGLLPIHCASYCFRNSPEYVKMVGGQFWRHRMDTIQVTNVQQNHIILKNLGTIRTYDETYLHSQLQADNNVLQTREIKADQAKDKPDTKTEPYTWTRTHGKGRVFYTAYGHDERTWNDVNFQKLIENGILWAVNDEARAAHTALNPKPFQYREAKLPNYEKRPGVQLQQLALSPEESMKHIQVPADFDLSLFAAEPNVMHPIAMSWDEKGRLYVLITKDYPNERKESGGSDYILICEDTNKDGKADKFTRFAEGLSIPTGMVFANGGLIISQAPHMLLLRDTDGDDKADEKKILFTGFGTGDTHAGPSNLHYGFDNWIWGCVGYSGFNGKVGADSLKFGQAFFRFKPDGSKMEWTTSTSNNTWGMGFNEAGDVFGSTANNSHGWYMAIPHQNFLNPGFNGDNGSRSTDTHKDMKPITEKVRQVDVFGGFTAAAGHNFYTARAFPKNYWNQIAFVAEPTGHILHQNMMVKKGTNYEDKESFNLMAGADEWFSPVFAEVGPDGAVWVADWYSFIIQHNPTPQGFSNGQGNAYDTDLRDFTHGRIYRVGYKNAPAYQPITLSKNDKDGLLKALKNDNMFWRNHAQRLLVERGNTDVVPALIALVNDPSVDELGLNTAVIHALWTLKGLGAIDKNPAALQAAIGALKHQSWAVRKNAVQVLPTNAKSVDIILKNNLLNDKEPLVILNSVLALNQMPLTTASEKALLTRIEQATEATDRWLPDAFATALTSHKSVLLKKYLRNLASAPKPAAMSHDHSMMNHSMPSKTENATSASAPTQNSELNTQNSVDLVITNVRTEPASPFVREGMRYFVEVKNNGTDSLKKGQVASLKIDITGVGQKSTVWSKVHTSGIAPNETVTISKNTNGPWSGDFGYSTDLAGEYTFTVMVDEENKIAEGNERNNTFVKKVTYQQAQKLSTFALERAARSYASVSAPDSIVALLKLWDKLPSTENAALLKGLSSGWNPRKKGTVNAANQEFMASLSSKLSDDNLTRINKLMQAWNLKNSASEAEKDAIVINIKTVVEAMKFDKKEFSVPAGKTIILVLENPDAMQHNLVIGKPKSLEIIGNAANKMITQKDAVEKNYVPAIPQVLFSTPLVNAGETYRLKFTAPTQVGDYPFVCTFPGHWSIMNGVMKVVK